In Holosporales bacterium, the DNA window CCTCATCGTATCTGGCACGAAGATTATATACAGCATCCCGATGGCCAATATCCAATATTGGTTAAAGGCAACCTCTATGCCATAGTCCATATTGAAAATCGACGTGTACATATTACTGGCGAAGCCTAGGCTGTGGCTTCTGAACAGCACCCAGCCGCAACAGACTAATAAGAATGTGAATATGGGCTTTATGAAGTTCTGTAAGCGCTCAGGGATAACAATGAATGCAAGCCTGTGGCGGCGCCAAAAGTGATTAACCACAAGAAGAGCGCCATGATAGCCTCCCCAGACTACATAAGTCCAGGCGCCGCCATGCCAAATCCCACCGAGTATCATCACTATCAAAAGATTAAGGTACAGCCTGAATGGAGCAACCCTGTTCCCGCCAAGCGGTATATAGACATAGTTTCTTAAGAAGGTTGACAGACTGATATGCCATCTGCGCCAGAACTCAATGATAGACTTGGATTTATAAGGCGCGTCAAAGTTATATGGAATGTCTACCCCAAACAGCTTTGAAACGCCGACCGCCATATCAGAGTATCCTGAGAAATCAAAATACAGCTGAACCGCATATGACAAGGTTGCCCAAAGACAGGTTTTGTAATAGAAAAACGTATTGATATCGGCGTCAAAAACCTGATTGACATAGTCACCTAAGCTGTCTGCGATAATAATCTTTTTGAATACACCTATGCTGAAATACATGCAGAATAAAGCGATGTTACGCTGAGATATGCCAAGCTTGCCATGCTCGCTGAGCTGAGGGTAAAGTTGCTTAAACGACAGTATCGGTCCGCAAATCAAATGAGGGAAATAGCTGACAAACAGCGAGTACCTGATAATGTCATTCTGTGGAAACCCTTCTTTATAGCAATCAACAAGAAATGCGATTTGGGTAAAGGTGTAAAACGAGATTCCAAGCGGTATGCCTTGATCGGCAACGAACTTGAAACCGTGCCAATCACCAAAATTCAAATACTTGTAACTGGCCAGGAAAACCAGATTGAACGCAATGCCCAGCCACATTAATAACATGCGACGCGAGAAGCGCTTCATGCACTGATATACGCTGTAGTTGATCAGGATTGAAAAGCTTAAGGGAAGAATGTCTCGCGGGTTCCAAAATGTGTAAAACACTACAGATGCTAAAAGCAACCAAAGTGAGGTTACTTGCGAATTTTTAAATTTTTGC includes these proteins:
- a CDS encoding MBOAT family protein, producing MVFSSYQFLFFFLPITFLVFCSLQKFKNSQVTSLWLLLASVVFYTFWNPRDILPLSFSILINYSVYQCMKRFSRRMLLMWLGIAFNLVFLASYKYLNFGDWHGFKFVADQGIPLGISFYTFTQIAFLVDCYKEGFPQNDIIRYSLFVSYFPHLICGPILSFKQLYPQLSEHGKLGISQRNIALFCMYFSIGVFKKIIIADSLGDYVNQVFDADINTFFYYKTCLWATLSYAVQLYFDFSGYSDMAVGVSKLFGVDIPYNFDAPYKSKSIIEFWRRWHISLSTFLRNYVYIPLGGNRVAPFRLYLNLLIVMILGGIWHGGAWTYVVWGGYHGALLVVNHFWRRHRLAFIVIPERLQNFIKPIFTFLLVCCGWVLFRSHSLGFASNMYTSIFNMDYGIEVAFNQYWILAIGMLYIIFVPDTMRIADRLFAENRRKRSIIATAAACGVMMGVAIMRMGGSVQHFIYSGF